The following are encoded together in the Juglans microcarpa x Juglans regia isolate MS1-56 chromosome 2D, Jm3101_v1.0, whole genome shotgun sequence genome:
- the LOC121249057 gene encoding ribonucleoside-diphosphate reductase small chain → MPAIPEEPLLAPNPDRFCMFPIQYPEIWEMYKKAEASFWTAEEVDLSQDLRQWEALTPDEKHFISHVLAFFAASDGIVLENLAGRFMKEVQVAEARAFYGFQIAIENIHSEMYSLLLETYIKDSDEKHRLFHAIETVPCVAKKAQWALRWIDGSESFAERLIAFACVEGIFFSGSFCAIFWLKKRGLMPGLTFSNELISRDEGLHCDFACLLYAILRKKLSEQRVKGIVRDAVEIEREFVCDALPCALVGMNGELMSQYIEFVADRLLGALGCGKIYNVQNPFDWMELISLQGKTNFFEKRVGEYQKASVMSSLNGNGGGTHVFKLDEDF, encoded by the coding sequence ATGCCTGCCATTCCAGAAGAGCCGCTTCTCGCTCCGAATCCGGACCGTTTCTGCATGTTTCCGATCCAGTACCCCGAAATATGGGAGATGTACAAGAAAGCTGAGGCCTCTTTCTGGACTGCCGAGGAGGTTGACCTCTCTCAGGACCTCCGCCAATGGGAAGCCCTCACCCCCGACGAGAAACACTTTATTTCCCACGTCCTAGCTTTCTTTGCAGCTTCAGATGGCATCGTTTTGGAGAACCTCGCTGGAAGGTTCATGAAGGAGGTCCAGGTTGCCGAGGCCCGCGCCTTCTACGGCTTCCAGATTGCCATCGAAAATATCCACTCCGAGATGTATAGTCTGTTGCTGGAGACCTACATCAAGGATTCAGATGAGAAGCACCGCCTCTTCCATGCCATCGAGACCGTCCCCTGTGTGGCTAAGAAGGCCCAGTGGGCCCTGCGCTGGATCGACGGCTCGGAGTCCTTTGCGGAGCGTCTCATCGCCTTCGCGTGCGTCGAAGGGATCTTCTTCTCCGGAAGTTTCTGCGCCATATTCTGGTTGAAAAAGCGCGGGTTGATGCCTGGTCTCACCTTCTCCAACGAGCTGATCTCCCGTGACGAGGGGCTGCATTGCGACTTCGCGTGCCTGCTATACGCCATCTTAAGGAAGAAGCTGAGTGAGCAGCGCGTCAAGGGGATCGTCCGCGACGCGGTAGAGATCGAGAGGGAGTTCGTGTGCGACGCGCTACCATGCGCGTTGGTGGGGATGAACGGAGAGCTGATGAGCCAGTACATCGAGTTCGTGGCCGATAGGCTATTGGGCGCGTTGGGATGCGGAAAGATCTACAATGTTCAGAACCCGTTTGATTGGATGGAGCTGATCTCGTTGCAAGGGAAGACCAATTTCTTCGAAAAGAGGGTCGGAGAGTACCAGAAGGCCTCCGTCATGTCCAGCCTCAACGGTAACGGCGGTGGGACCCATGTTTTCAAGTTGGACGAGGATTTCTGA
- the LOC121249060 gene encoding uncharacterized protein LOC121249060, whose amino-acid sequence MAVSTTTTPQLQSPGFLSREQLLHLFNRFSFLTSLPDVKKRIADAVEDKHEAVAVTTAIQEEIFLEMGVDPAFGLSCLGKVNVVFENDQDLMIRFYRFLAKEEMACDEAELGPEEFAERILSQQKLQEQQLEMLKHMRKFHLDDQSAILEKLHQQMENDNYEGGSSVLSSEQIQEIVQRRVSPLFRPR is encoded by the exons ATGGCCGTCTCAACTACGACTACTCCGCAGCTGCAGAGCCCCGGATTCCTCTCTAGAGAACAGTTGCTCCATCTCTTCAACCGCTTCTCTTTCCTCACTTCCCTGCCTG ATGTGAAGAAAAGGATTGCAGACGCTGTTGAGGATAAGCAC GAAGCTGTAGCTGTAACCACTGCAATCCAAGAGGAGATATTTCTGGAGATGGGTGTTG ATCCAGCGTTTGGTTTATCATGCCTGGGGAAAGTGAATGTGGTTTTTGAGAATGATCAGGATTTGATGATTCGCTTTTATAGATTTCTTGCAAA GGAAGAGATGGCCTGTGATGAAGCTGAGCTTGGACCAGAGGAATTTGCAGAAAGAATTCTTAGTCAACAGAAACTGCAGGAACAG caactgGAGATGCTAAAGCACATGCGCAAATTTCACTTGGATGACCAATCTGCAATTCTTGAGAAG TTGCATCAGCAGATGGAAAATGACAATTATGAAGGGGGCTCATCGGTTTTGTCATCTGAACAGATTCAGGAGATTGTTCAAAGAAGGGTGTCACCTTTGTTTAGGCCAAGGTAG